Proteins found in one Campylobacter lari genomic segment:
- the pstC gene encoding phosphate ABC transporter permease subunit PstC, whose amino-acid sequence MIKEKIIKLTLFLCAFVSVVVSFAIMLTILIEALNFFQKESVFIFLFSSQWAADAAFVGADGSSKHGVFGALSLFWGTFYISLIAMLTALPLGVMCAIYLGVFAGKKSKNYLKPILEIIAGIPTVVFGFFAAIVVAPFIVWFFSLFGIEASFQSALGAGFIMGIMIVPIVASLSQDCIEAVSLKRINGAYALGMTKKEVVFAVILPEAMPGIVAACLLGLSRALGETMIVVMAASLRPNLTMNFLEDMTTVTVKIVEALSGDQAFDSSLALSAFSLGLVLFIITLIINIFSVYLINRFHKRKNL is encoded by the coding sequence TTGATAAAAGAAAAAATAATAAAATTAACGCTTTTTCTTTGTGCTTTTGTTAGTGTAGTAGTAAGTTTTGCTATTATGCTAACGATTTTAATTGAAGCATTAAATTTTTTTCAAAAAGAAAGCGTATTTATTTTTTTATTCTCAAGCCAGTGGGCAGCAGATGCTGCATTTGTAGGTGCTGATGGAAGTAGCAAGCATGGTGTTTTTGGTGCTTTGAGTTTATTTTGGGGAACTTTTTATATTTCACTAATAGCAATGCTAACAGCCTTACCTTTAGGTGTAATGTGTGCTATTTATCTTGGAGTATTTGCGGGTAAAAAATCTAAAAACTATTTAAAGCCTATTTTAGAAATCATAGCAGGAATTCCTACCGTGGTTTTTGGATTTTTTGCAGCTATAGTTGTAGCTCCATTTATAGTATGGTTTTTCTCTCTCTTTGGCATAGAAGCTAGTTTTCAAAGTGCTTTAGGTGCAGGTTTTATCATGGGTATTATGATAGTCCCTATAGTAGCTTCACTCTCGCAAGATTGCATTGAAGCTGTAAGTTTAAAAAGAATCAATGGAGCTTATGCTTTAGGTATGACTAAAAAAGAAGTCGTTTTTGCAGTGATTTTACCAGAAGCAATGCCAGGTATAGTTGCAGCTTGTCTTTTAGGACTTTCAAGAGCTTTAGGAGAGACGATGATTGTTGTTATGGCTGCTTCATTGCGTCCAAATTTAACAATGAATTTTTTAGAAGATATGACAACAGTGACTGTAAAAATAGTAGAAGCATTAAGTGGTGATCAAGCTTTTGATAGTTCTTTGGCTTTAAGTGCATTTTCTTTAGGGCTTGTGCTTTTTATTATCACATTAATCATTAATATTTTTAGCGTTTATTTGATAAATCGCTTCCATAAAAGGAAAAATTTATGA
- a CDS encoding substrate-binding domain-containing protein gives MKKLLALSVACFVGLEAVELKIAGSSTVYPFTSFVAEEYAVIKNTKTPIVESLGTGGGFKVFCEGITDISNASRAIKPSEFETCKKSGVSDIVGIMIGYDGIVLAQNKINTPLNISLHELFLALAKEIPQDGKLVPNPYTNWQQINKNLPNRKITIYGPPSSSGTRDSIEELVMVDISKKIPEYKGIYKTIRQDGAFIPSGENDNLIVSKLSIDKEAFGLFGYGFLASNDDKINAAYIDGVKANEKNISEGKYKLARSLFIYMNAKKNPEVFEFAKIYMSDDLAKSGAELEKIGLVPLDEKTLKQTQKHIEEKGLLTDELVKSGKVF, from the coding sequence ATGAAAAAACTTTTAGCTTTAAGTGTGGCTTGCTTTGTTGGTTTAGAAGCAGTAGAATTAAAAATAGCAGGTTCATCCACTGTCTACCCTTTTACTTCTTTTGTTGCTGAAGAATATGCTGTTATAAAAAATACAAAAACACCTATAGTTGAAAGTCTTGGTACAGGCGGTGGTTTTAAAGTGTTTTGCGAGGGAATTACTGACATTTCTAATGCTTCAAGAGCAATCAAACCAAGTGAATTTGAAACTTGTAAAAAATCAGGCGTGAGTGATATAGTCGGGATTATGATAGGTTATGATGGTATAGTTTTAGCTCAAAATAAAATCAATACCCCATTAAATATAAGCTTACATGAGTTATTTTTAGCTTTGGCTAAAGAAATTCCACAAGATGGAAAATTAGTCCCAAATCCTTACACAAATTGGCAACAAATCAATAAAAATCTACCAAATAGAAAAATTACAATCTATGGTCCTCCATCAAGTTCAGGAACAAGAGATAGTATAGAAGAGCTTGTTATGGTAGATATTTCTAAAAAAATTCCTGAATATAAAGGTATATATAAAACTATACGCCAAGATGGAGCATTTATACCAAGCGGTGAAAATGATAATTTAATTGTTTCAAAACTTTCTATTGATAAAGAAGCTTTTGGGCTTTTTGGATACGGATTTTTAGCTAGTAATGATGATAAGATTAATGCTGCCTACATTGATGGTGTAAAAGCTAATGAGAAAAATATTTCTGAAGGAAAATATAAACTAGCTCGTTCTTTGTTTATATATATGAATGCTAAGAAAAATCCAGAAGTATTTGAATTTGCAAAAATTTATATGAGTGATGATTTAGCTAAGAGTGGAGCAGAATTAGAAAAAATAGGATTAGTTCCTTTGGATGAAAAAACATTAAAACAAACCCAAAAACATATAGAAGAAAAAGGTTTATTAACTGATGAGCTTGTTAAATCAGGGAAAGTTTTTTGA
- a CDS encoding response regulator transcription factor: MLNIILIEDDKDLNELITLRLSQENIKIYSYFDFFDLETFLDTNEIDLIIMDRNLPSGDSVEMIKQLRKKGYMEPVIFLSAKTLQKDILEGFEQGCDDYICKPFDFNELLFRIKAVTKRNKTPKEQISYQDFTLYIEERKLTYKTNTFENLSTLDVELLKCFFNHKNQLLSRQFLSEQVWKNDTTSDKTINTAILRLKQKIPQIKENIISVRSVGYKLC; the protein is encoded by the coding sequence ATGTTAAATATTATTTTGATAGAAGATGATAAAGACTTAAACGAATTAATCACACTAAGACTTAGCCAAGAAAATATAAAAATTTATAGTTATTTTGATTTTTTTGACTTAGAAACTTTTTTAGATACCAATGAAATAGACTTAATCATCATGGATAGAAATTTACCAAGTGGTGATAGTGTAGAGATGATAAAACAATTAAGAAAAAAAGGTTATATGGAGCCTGTGATTTTTCTTAGTGCAAAGACTTTACAAAAAGATATTTTAGAAGGTTTTGAGCAAGGCTGTGATGATTATATATGTAAACCTTTTGATTTTAATGAGCTTTTATTTAGAATCAAAGCCGTAACTAAAAGAAATAAAACTCCAAAAGAACAAATTTCTTATCAAGATTTTACCTTATATATAGAAGAGAGAAAATTAACCTATAAAACAAATACATTTGAAAATTTATCAACCCTAGATGTGGAATTACTCAAGTGTTTTTTTAATCACAAAAATCAACTTCTAAGCCGTCAATTTTTAAGCGAGCAAGTATGGAAAAATGACACAACAAGCGATAAGACAATCAATACAGCTATTTTAAGATTAAAACAAAAAATTCCACAAATTAAGGAAAATATCATTTCAGTGCGTTCGGTGGGCTATAAATTGTGCTAA
- a CDS encoding sensor histidine kinase: MFYFFNESYINTTVKNTYEQKLKTLNDVLQFQLLDTLNSNNIKQFAQNTRADFIIKQDDDIFSSLKDYSYFLNHFKSNFTHDFYKQKEIYFKAYTYKNYQYIIIVYPKIHSLVQNFWIKNIIIFSFFLLVLVMFYFVVFNFFKNYFQELLLFVKSIKSNTNFILKYNFVYELKNLNLRLLKIKKLLIKQELKNKKQAKKIQTKNTQLSNVISAISHELKNPISVIDLSLQSLKEANDENMKLFLLEKIHKQSVKINQLTHKLNFVFNLNFNSLNLEKFDLCALSKNLLESFRDDRLKIQGQISFIKADKFLIEQVIINLIDNALKYSKKEVLIIVENQNFTIIDQGIGIEEKYLKFITKKFYKANSTQNNSFGLGLFLVKKILTLHKSSLKIQSSPQKGSVFSFGINL, translated from the coding sequence TTGTTTTATTTTTTCAATGAAAGCTATATCAATACTACGGTAAAAAACACTTATGAACAAAAACTAAAAACACTTAATGATGTTTTACAATTTCAGTTATTAGATACACTAAATTCCAATAATATCAAGCAATTTGCTCAAAATACCAGAGCAGATTTTATCATCAAACAAGATGATGATATTTTTTCATCATTAAAAGATTATTCTTATTTTCTAAATCATTTTAAGTCTAATTTTACCCATGATTTTTATAAGCAAAAAGAAATTTATTTTAAAGCTTATACCTATAAAAACTATCAATACATCATCATTGTATATCCTAAAATACACTCTTTGGTGCAAAATTTTTGGATTAAAAATATTATTATTTTTTCTTTCTTTTTGCTTGTACTTGTTATGTTTTATTTTGTTGTGTTTAATTTTTTTAAAAATTATTTTCAAGAATTATTATTGTTTGTTAAAAGTATCAAATCAAATACTAATTTCATTTTAAAATATAATTTCGTTTATGAATTAAAAAATTTAAATTTACGCTTATTGAAAATTAAAAAATTACTCATCAAGCAAGAATTAAAAAACAAAAAACAAGCTAAAAAAATTCAAACTAAAAATACTCAACTTAGTAATGTAATCAGCGCTATATCACATGAACTTAAAAACCCTATAAGCGTTATAGATTTGAGCTTGCAATCTTTAAAAGAAGCTAATGATGAAAATATGAAATTATTTTTACTTGAAAAAATTCACAAACAAAGCGTAAAAATCAACCAACTAACACACAAACTCAATTTTGTTTTTAATCTTAATTTTAATTCTTTAAATTTAGAAAAATTCGACTTATGTGCTTTAAGTAAAAATTTATTAGAAAGTTTTAGAGATGATAGGTTGAAAATTCAAGGCCAAATAAGCTTTATCAAAGCGGATAAATTTCTCATAGAGCAAGTTATCATTAATCTAATAGACAATGCCCTAAAATACAGTAAAAAAGAGGTGCTGATCATTGTAGAAAATCAAAATTTTACTATCATAGATCAAGGCATAGGCATAGAAGAAAAATACCTTAAATTTATAACAAAAAAATTCTACAAAGCAAACTCAACACAAAACAACTCTTTTGGACTAGGATTGTTTTTAGTTAAAAAAATACTCACTTTACACAAAAGTTCTTTAAAAATTCAATCTAGCCCACAAAAAGGTAGTGTTTTTTCTTTTGGTATTAATTTGTGA
- the ftnA gene encoding non-heme ferritin: MLSREVVALLNEQINKEMYAANLYLSMSSWCYEHSFDGAGAFLFEHAREESDHARKLITYLNETDSKVELKEVKKPNSEFKSLLDVFEKTFEHEQSITASINNLVDFMLSSKDYSTFNFLQWYVSEQHEEEALFRGIVDKIKLISDNGNGLYMVDQYIKSLINK, translated from the coding sequence ATGCTTTCTAGAGAAGTAGTGGCTTTATTAAATGAGCAAATTAACAAAGAAATGTATGCAGCAAATTTGTATTTAAGCATGAGTTCATGGTGCTATGAGCATAGCTTTGATGGTGCTGGGGCTTTTTTGTTTGAACATGCAAGAGAAGAAAGCGATCATGCAAGAAAACTCATCACTTATTTAAATGAAACTGATTCTAAAGTAGAATTAAAAGAAGTTAAAAAACCTAATAGTGAATTTAAATCATTACTTGATGTATTTGAAAAAACTTTCGAGCATGAGCAAAGTATCACTGCTTCTATTAATAATCTTGTAGATTTTATGCTTTCAAGTAAAGATTATTCTACCTTTAACTTCTTACAATGGTATGTAAGCGAACAACACGAAGAAGAAGCACTTTTTAGAGGTATAGTAGATAAAATCAAACTCATAAGCGATAATGGCAATGGCTTATACATGGTAGATCAATACATCAAAAGCTTAATTAATAAATAA
- a CDS encoding S24 family peptidase translates to MQMNEIADKLKFILQKEGIKNAKDSDVAKMLNINPDTFYSMKFRNSIPYKQILHFLNERNININAFFYEDSLESNTPSLDLNYNVLKYYDVNASMGGGALNDNVSFSEVIIDEKLSDFFGSKDCDIIPCIGDSMEPEIKDDSLCLVDKSKSFKEGGVFAVNTRDGLFIKQIFKSNKGGVYLHSFNLSYADVHYHNGDFLIVGKVVGTISRI, encoded by the coding sequence ATGCAAATGAATGAAATTGCCGATAAACTTAAATTTATACTCCAAAAAGAAGGTATAAAAAACGCTAAAGATTCTGACGTAGCTAAAATGCTAAATATTAACCCAGATACCTTTTATAGTATGAAATTTAGAAATTCCATACCTTATAAACAAATACTTCATTTTTTAAATGAAAGAAACATCAACATCAATGCATTTTTTTATGAAGATTCTCTTGAGAGCAATACTCCATCGCTTGATCTAAACTATAATGTTTTAAAATATTATGATGTTAATGCTTCTATGGGAGGTGGAGCTTTAAATGATAATGTAAGTTTTTCAGAAGTGATTATAGATGAAAAGCTAAGTGATTTTTTTGGCTCTAAAGATTGCGATATTATCCCTTGTATAGGTGATAGCATGGAACCTGAAATCAAAGATGATTCTTTATGCTTAGTAGATAAAAGCAAAAGCTTTAAAGAAGGTGGAGTTTTTGCAGTAAATACTCGAGATGGTTTGTTTATCAAACAAATTTTTAAAAGCAATAAAGGCGGAGTTTATTTGCATTCATTTAATCTTAGTTATGCTGATGTTCATTATCATAATGGAGATTTTTTAATTGTTGGTAAAGTAGTTGGAACTATAAGTCGAATTTAA
- a CDS encoding cytochrome c family protein produces MKHKLAKIATYACLALGVGLATQSFASSEPRTLDGYVSQEDAFFDYLYKNHPIFKYEKEGRLVGKFTHSDRMENWVENQNGPKFAKEHGLKQASITYRLPYESFLDFPNKFVGPKKCGECHPAQYASWERSRHAKTVRFPHEMEEVGGADGLKKPMYNSQATILPDGIYPNDVYALIGTPRTKYGFIDKWLVRGTYHVEDGNLSDLTGKLTAGGNQFSRLWSEFLTPEMAQKIAAFAPGFPTKMEDFGGNGSQVWGTNSYAATYKEKAVFQPATAYCETCHTFKFDFKSKDEFYKALGNPQELQKHTISKGITCEECHGAGAHLYGARGAGMPSNCERCHQRFSYNETDAKINPRKPFNAYFKSSCPACGTEGAQMYSSAHYDKGMRCNTCHDPHEVTFNDWKSGYTKTKLKKTCKDCHETQASFFKKGGIHAKDNCTACHMPNMMSCENFGAVQNPDKGGFDNVRASHIWNIKVDKTAKTLNPPEGKERSPKVGGWTIARDDEGKFFLDLMWSCGRTSFSDINLMGPGASGCHSAVQSTLPEKLHFTNQEMIYDKVMEWQNPVKEGYEKIRKGIADIDKTFAEKTKLSVEQKSRVLNLTNQAQAIADRLAKDGSWGVHGPAYSKKIIEEALIYIQEAQNILGK; encoded by the coding sequence ATGAAACACAAATTGGCTAAAATTGCTACATATGCGTGTTTGGCTTTAGGGGTTGGTTTAGCTACTCAATCATTTGCATCTTCAGAACCGAGAACTCTTGATGGTTATGTCAGTCAAGAAGATGCTTTTTTTGATTATCTTTACAAAAATCATCCTATTTTCAAATATGAAAAAGAAGGACGCTTGGTGGGTAAATTTACCCATAGTGATAGAATGGAAAACTGGGTTGAGAATCAAAATGGACCTAAGTTTGCTAAGGAGCATGGTTTAAAACAAGCTTCTATTACCTATCGTCTACCTTATGAGTCTTTTTTGGACTTTCCAAATAAATTTGTTGGTCCAAAAAAATGCGGTGAATGCCACCCTGCTCAGTATGCTTCTTGGGAACGTTCTCGCCACGCAAAAACCGTACGTTTTCCACATGAAATGGAAGAAGTTGGAGGAGCTGATGGCTTAAAAAAACCTATGTATAATTCTCAAGCTACTATTTTACCTGATGGAATTTATCCAAATGATGTTTATGCTCTCATTGGAACACCAAGAACAAAATATGGTTTTATAGATAAATGGCTTGTGCGTGGAACTTATCATGTTGAAGATGGAAATTTAAGTGACTTAACTGGTAAATTAACTGCTGGTGGTAACCAATTTTCAAGACTTTGGAGTGAGTTTTTAACTCCTGAAATGGCACAAAAAATAGCTGCTTTTGCTCCGGGATTTCCAACAAAAATGGAAGATTTTGGTGGAAATGGATCACAAGTTTGGGGAACAAACTCTTATGCTGCTACATACAAAGAAAAAGCTGTATTTCAACCCGCAACAGCATATTGTGAAACTTGCCATACTTTCAAATTTGACTTTAAAAGCAAAGATGAATTTTATAAAGCTTTAGGCAATCCTCAAGAGCTTCAAAAACATACTATTTCAAAAGGTATTACTTGTGAAGAGTGTCACGGAGCTGGAGCTCACCTTTATGGTGCAAGAGGTGCTGGTATGCCATCAAATTGCGAAAGATGTCATCAAAGATTTTCTTATAACGAAACTGATGCAAAAATCAATCCTAGAAAACCTTTCAATGCGTATTTTAAATCAAGCTGTCCAGCATGTGGAACTGAGGGGGCTCAAATGTATTCTTCAGCACACTATGATAAAGGTATGAGATGTAATACTTGCCATGATCCACATGAAGTTACTTTTAATGATTGGAAAAGTGGATATACAAAAACCAAACTAAAAAAAACTTGTAAAGATTGCCACGAGACACAAGCAAGTTTCTTTAAAAAAGGCGGAATTCATGCAAAAGATAACTGTACAGCTTGCCATATGCCGAATATGATGAGTTGTGAAAATTTTGGTGCTGTTCAAAATCCAGATAAAGGTGGTTTTGATAATGTTAGAGCTTCTCATATTTGGAATATTAAAGTAGATAAAACTGCTAAAACTCTTAATCCACCAGAAGGCAAAGAAAGATCACCTAAAGTTGGAGGATGGACTATTGCTAGAGATGATGAAGGTAAATTCTTCCTTGACTTAATGTGGAGTTGTGGTAGAACAAGTTTTAGTGATATCAACTTAATGGGACCAGGAGCCAGTGGATGTCATAGTGCAGTTCAATCAACATTGCCTGAGAAACTACATTTTACAAATCAAGAAATGATTTATGATAAAGTAATGGAATGGCAAAATCCTGTTAAAGAAGGTTATGAAAAAATTAGAAAAGGTATCGCAGATATTGATAAGACATTTGCTGAAAAAACAAAACTTTCAGTAGAGCAAAAATCAAGAGTTTTAAATCTTACTAATCAAGCTCAAGCTATAGCAGATAGATTAGCAAAAGATGGATCTTGGGGTGTTCACGGACCTGCTTATTCTAAAAAAATCATAGAAGAAGCTTTAATTTATATCCAAGAAGCACAAAACATCCTAGGTAAATAA
- a CDS encoding rhodanese-like domain-containing protein has product MKNLITRLFIVLFTLFTPSGFLFAEANGEIGSIEGVKTISLAQAQDMLDQNNTYFFDVNSEQDRQANGYIPNSISTYVENWESLLPSDKNANLVFYGLNRFRFEASQAAAVAIELGYKNSVVMLDGIESWATSGRKVEKINTVKWEKAKDVIEFKDTIHSRFKFSDTPSCRDCHAQKGKGIRADIAASKNLINQKCATCHEKASSALAKSAHGIENFLPAQNGEKKKEKPSCATCHSVHVTPKHSGIFSQKQLVDQKCAQCHKQKTQTFHMTFHGKGMVLSTPGETPSVATCSDCHGKHNILKSSERNSTLSPINRVETCKSCHPNSNENFANWMAHADHSDGENYPGLHGAYIFMTALVISVFVFFGAHTILWCLRLIAMRVKYPKEWKEARKAAHEDKIKVRRFSTFHRIQHFFMATSFLGLAFSGLPQKFYDAPWAKPMIDLMGGDIINAATIHHISAIIMFAVFFSHIGEIIIVNWKRRDVARDPVTGKLSFMKVLKATFGPDSLMPNLQDLRDMKDHFKWFFGFGPRPQFDRWTYWEKFDYLAVFWGMFIIGISGLILWFPAFFGKFLPGEAINLATLLHSDEALLATGFIFAIHFFNTHFRADRFPMDMVIFSGSISEEEIKQERSVWYKRLKESGKLSSLYENKSNFKTYQWLAKLAGFAMLITGLVFLFLMLYTFFNTIL; this is encoded by the coding sequence TTGAAAAATTTAATCACTAGACTTTTTATTGTTCTTTTTACTCTTTTTACACCATCAGGATTTTTATTTGCTGAAGCTAATGGAGAAATTGGGTCAATAGAAGGTGTTAAAACAATTAGTTTAGCTCAAGCTCAAGATATGCTTGATCAAAACAATACTTATTTTTTCGATGTAAATTCAGAGCAAGATAGACAAGCTAATGGATATATACCTAATTCTATATCAACTTATGTAGAAAATTGGGAAAGTTTGCTACCTAGTGACAAAAATGCAAATTTAGTATTTTATGGCTTAAATCGTTTTAGATTTGAAGCTTCACAAGCAGCAGCAGTAGCCATAGAGCTTGGCTATAAAAATTCAGTTGTTATGCTTGATGGTATAGAATCATGGGCAACATCTGGAAGAAAAGTGGAAAAAATAAACACTGTAAAATGGGAAAAAGCTAAAGATGTGATAGAATTTAAAGATACTATCCATTCAAGGTTTAAATTTAGTGATACTCCATCTTGCCGTGATTGTCATGCTCAAAAAGGTAAAGGTATTAGAGCAGATATTGCTGCGAGTAAAAATTTAATTAATCAAAAATGTGCCACATGTCATGAAAAAGCAAGCAGTGCTTTAGCAAAAAGTGCGCATGGAATTGAAAATTTCTTGCCTGCTCAAAATGGAGAAAAGAAAAAAGAAAAGCCATCTTGTGCAACTTGTCACTCAGTGCATGTAACACCAAAGCATTCAGGAATTTTTTCTCAAAAACAACTAGTAGATCAAAAATGCGCACAATGTCATAAACAAAAAACTCAAACTTTCCATATGACTTTTCATGGTAAAGGCATGGTTTTAAGCACTCCAGGTGAAACTCCAAGCGTTGCTACATGTTCTGATTGTCATGGCAAGCATAATATTTTAAAATCTAGCGAAAGAAATTCAACACTTTCACCAATCAATCGCGTTGAAACCTGCAAATCATGTCACCCAAATTCTAATGAAAATTTTGCAAATTGGATGGCACATGCTGATCATAGTGATGGAGAAAATTATCCAGGATTACACGGAGCTTATATTTTTATGACAGCTTTGGTGATTTCTGTATTTGTATTTTTTGGAGCTCATACCATACTTTGGTGTTTGCGTTTAATAGCTATGCGTGTAAAATATCCTAAAGAATGGAAAGAAGCAAGAAAAGCAGCACATGAAGATAAAATCAAAGTAAGAAGATTTAGTACTTTCCATAGAATTCAACACTTCTTTATGGCAACTAGCTTTTTGGGTCTTGCATTTTCAGGATTACCACAAAAATTCTATGATGCACCTTGGGCTAAACCTATGATTGATTTAATGGGTGGTGATATTATTAATGCAGCTACTATTCACCATATATCTGCTATTATAATGTTTGCAGTATTTTTCTCACATATTGGTGAAATTATTATTGTAAATTGGAAACGTCGTGATGTAGCAAGAGATCCTGTCACCGGAAAACTAAGCTTTATGAAAGTATTAAAAGCTACTTTTGGTCCTGATTCTTTAATGCCTAATTTACAAGATCTTAGAGATATGAAAGATCATTTTAAATGGTTCTTTGGTTTTGGTCCAAGACCTCAATTTGATCGTTGGACTTATTGGGAAAAATTTGATTATTTGGCAGTATTTTGGGGTATGTTTATTATTGGTATTTCAGGGCTTATTTTATGGTTTCCTGCTTTCTTTGGTAAATTTTTACCAGGTGAGGCAATCAACTTAGCAACTCTGCTCCATTCCGATGAAGCTTTACTTGCAACAGGGTTTATTTTTGCTATTCACTTCTTTAATACTCATTTTAGAGCAGATCGCTTCCCTATGGATATGGTGATTTTCTCAGGAAGTATTAGCGAAGAAGAAATCAAACAAGAAAGAAGCGTATGGTATAAACGCTTAAAAGAAAGTGGAAAATTAAGCAGTTTATATGAAAATAAAAGTAACTTCAAAACATACCAATGGTTGGCAAAACTTGCAGGATTTGCAATGTTAATCACTGGTTTGGTATTTTTATTTTTAATGCTTTATACTTTCTTTAACACCATCTTATAA
- a CDS encoding SoxW family protein: protein MFKTIFLFSILSIFFIACSNEEKIDSNLISNGTQYTKENSQKANDLDKKSYEEIAHLFKDNTNIKSNNKNILIIFSANHCLYCDKLKEEIKNNKKLQELIKDEYSSYYINISYKKIHTFYKNHKSDLSTNELSNIYNIVATPTIIILNEKYQTLFNYPGFISAKRLSATMEFLNQKENQDLDEQTIGQKLIHYYKENNI from the coding sequence ATGTTTAAAACAATATTCTTGTTTAGTATTTTAAGTATTTTTTTCATAGCTTGTTCTAATGAAGAAAAAATTGATTCTAATTTAATCTCAAATGGCACTCAATATACAAAAGAAAATTCACAAAAAGCAAATGATTTAGACAAAAAATCTTATGAAGAAATAGCTCATTTATTTAAAGATAATACAAATATAAAAAGTAATAATAAAAATATTTTAATTATCTTTAGTGCAAACCACTGCTTATACTGTGATAAATTAAAAGAAGAAATCAAAAACAATAAAAAATTACAAGAACTTATAAAAGATGAATATAGTTCTTATTATATTAATATAAGTTATAAAAAAATTCATACATTTTATAAAAACCATAAAAGTGATTTAAGCACTAATGAACTCTCAAATATTTACAATATAGTAGCCACACCTACTATAATAATACTTAATGAAAAATATCAAACATTATTCAACTATCCTGGATTTATTAGCGCTAAAAGACTTAGCGCTACAATGGAGTTTTTAAATCAAAAGGAAAATCAAGATTTAGATGAGCAAACAATAGGACAAAAACTCATCCATTATTATAAAGAAAATAATATTTAG